The segment CGGGGGAGCCGCCGGTGTTGCAGACCACGGCGAGCTTGCCGCCGACGGGGGAGTCCGACTCGCTGATCTCGCCCTGCACGGCGCTGGCGATCAGCCCGAAGAAGGGGTCGGCCACGTCGTTGACCAGCACTCCGACCAGGTCGGAGGTCGAGGCCGCCAGCGCCCGGGCGTGCCCGTTCACCACGTAGTCCAGGTCTTCGACGGCTCGCAGCACCCGCTCCTTTGTGCTGCCCGCGACGGGATAGTTGCCGTTGAGCACGCGCGACACGGTCGCCGCGGACACTCCGGCGCGCGCTGCGACGTCGGCCAGGGTCACTGCCATCGCTTCTGATCCTCCGGGTCGATCTCTACCCGGGCCCTCCGCCCGTAGCGGCACATGCTCTCACCTCGCGGGCCCGACCAGGGAGCGGCCTGCACGCGGGGCCTTGTCGGACGGCCGCGGCACGCTTAGTGTCACTCTACGTGCAAGCGCTTACTGTCGAGGCCGAGGAGCCGCCCGTGCCAGCCGCCCCCGCCCCCCGGATCCGTGCCGCCGTAGTGGGCACCGGCGCCATCGTCAGCGACTCCCACCTCCCGGCGCTACGGGTCCATGCCGACCGCGTCGAGCTCATCGCGGCGGTCGACATCGACACCGACCGGCTCAAGACGTTCTGCGAGAGCGCCGGTCCCGGGGTCACCGGCTACACCGATCTCGATGCCATGCTCGCTACGGAGCGCCCGGACCTCGTCCTCATCGGCACCCCGCCGGCCTTCCACCGTGAGCAGACGGTGGCCGCGCTGCGCGCCGGGGCCTGGGTGCTGTGCGAGAAGCCGCCGTGCCTGTCGCTCCAGGAGTACGACGAGATCATGGCGGCGGAGGGTACGGAATCGGGGCCGTACGCCGCCATCGTCTTCCAGCACCGCTTCGGCTCGGGCGCCGTTCACGCCCGTGAGCTGCTCGCCGCCGGGGAGCTCGGCGCCCCCCGCGTCGTCCACTGCCAGACGACCTGGCACCGCGACACCGCCTACTACGCCGTCCCCTGGCGCGGCACCTGGGCCAGCGAGGGCGGCGGGCCCGCCATGGGCCACGGCATCCACCAGATCGACCTGATGCTGGACCTGCTCGGCGACTGGGAGGAAGTACGGGCGATGGCCGCCCGCCTCGTCCACGACGTCGAGACCGAGGATGTCTCCGTCGCCACCGTCCGCTTCCCGGGCGGCGCCCTCGGCACCGTCGTCAACAGCGTCCACTCACCGGATGAGGTGAGCCGAATCCGTATCGACTGCGCGGACGCGACCGTCGAGCTGACGCATCTGTACGGCCACCGGAACGCGGACTGGCGCTACACCCCCGCTCGCGCGGTCGCCTCCGACCACGCCCGCATCGAGCGCTGGCGCACTCCCGCCAACGACGTCCCGAGCTCGCACATCGCCCAGATCGGTGAACTTCTCGACGCGATGGCGCAGCGCCGCCGGCCGCGTGCGTCGGGCCTGGACGGCAGGACAAGCTTGGAATTCGTCGCGGCGCTCTACAAGTCCGCGTTCACCGGGCAGCCGGTGCACAAGGGCGAGATCGGCCCCGGCGACCCGTACTACAGCCACCTGCACGGGGGGCACCCGCAGTGGGCCCCGAAGCAGTTCGAAGCCAGGCAGTCCGAACCCGAGCAGTCCGAACCCAAGCCGGAGGAGGCCTCGTGAGCGACCGGATCCGTGTGACCCACATCCACGGCGAGCAGATCTCGGTGGAGGCGGCCGGCGTCGAGGTCCTGCGGTACGTCTACCGGCCCGATCCCGTCGCCTTCGAATCGCGCAAGCCCTACGCGCATCCGCTGCGCACCCTTGCCGGGCGGACCGTCACGGCCTACCGGCCCAACGACCACCGCTGGCACAAGGGTCTCCAGATGACCGCCAGCCACCTGTCCGGACAGAACTTCTGGGGCGGCAACTCCTATCTCTCCCCCGAGCAGGGCTACGTCGCCGTGCCCGAGCGGATCGGCTCGATGCGGCATGACGGCTTCGAGGCGATAGAGGCCGAGAGCGACCGCCTGCGCATCGGCGAGCGGCTGAGCTGGCTCGCGAACAGCGGCGAGCACTTTGCCGACGAGCGCCGCGAGCTGGTCCTGCACTCCTTCGACCAGGCCGAAGGCGCCTGGGTCCTCGACTGGTCCATCCACCTCACGAACGCGAGGACCGAGCCCCTGCGTTTCGGCAGCCCGACCACCGCCGGGCGGGAGATGGCGGGTTACACCGGCCTCCACTGGCGCGGTCCCCGGGACTTCACCGACGGCACGGTGCTCGCCGGCGGTGGCCTCACGGGCGAGCCGCAGGCCATGGGGCACCAGGCGCCCTGGCTCTCCTTCAGCACCCTGCACGACGGGGTCGACGCGTCGTCCACGCTCGTCTTCGCGCACGCCCCGGAGAACGCGGAGGCGATCCACGAGTCCCACTGGTTCGTACGCGAGCAGCCGACCCCGACCGTCGCCATCTCCTGGGCCTTCCACGAGGAGTTCGAGCTGCCCCCCGGGGAGTCCTTCGCCTACCGCTACCGGATCGTCGTCGCCGACGGCGCCTGGGACGCCGAACGTACGGAGGCCTATCTGAAGGGTGTGCCGTGGTAGCCCCCCGGCCTCCGCTGCCGGGCGCGGTGGGGCTGTC is part of the Streptomyces sp. NBC_01262 genome and harbors:
- a CDS encoding PmoA family protein; this encodes MSDRIRVTHIHGEQISVEAAGVEVLRYVYRPDPVAFESRKPYAHPLRTLAGRTVTAYRPNDHRWHKGLQMTASHLSGQNFWGGNSYLSPEQGYVAVPERIGSMRHDGFEAIEAESDRLRIGERLSWLANSGEHFADERRELVLHSFDQAEGAWVLDWSIHLTNARTEPLRFGSPTTAGREMAGYTGLHWRGPRDFTDGTVLAGGGLTGEPQAMGHQAPWLSFSTLHDGVDASSTLVFAHAPENAEAIHESHWFVREQPTPTVAISWAFHEEFELPPGESFAYRYRIVVADGAWDAERTEAYLKGVPW
- a CDS encoding Gfo/Idh/MocA family protein, with amino-acid sequence MPAAPAPRIRAAVVGTGAIVSDSHLPALRVHADRVELIAAVDIDTDRLKTFCESAGPGVTGYTDLDAMLATERPDLVLIGTPPAFHREQTVAALRAGAWVLCEKPPCLSLQEYDEIMAAEGTESGPYAAIVFQHRFGSGAVHARELLAAGELGAPRVVHCQTTWHRDTAYYAVPWRGTWASEGGGPAMGHGIHQIDLMLDLLGDWEEVRAMAARLVHDVETEDVSVATVRFPGGALGTVVNSVHSPDEVSRIRIDCADATVELTHLYGHRNADWRYTPARAVASDHARIERWRTPANDVPSSHIAQIGELLDAMAQRRRPRASGLDGRTSLEFVAALYKSAFTGQPVHKGEIGPGDPYYSHLHGGHPQWAPKQFEARQSEPEQSEPKPEEAS